Proteins found in one Synergistaceae bacterium genomic segment:
- a CDS encoding SufBD protein, with translation MQDIQELITALLSKDAGFAYESLGRLEALSVSSNAVYEYFDEFLKMLEHESSYVRTRGFVMTVANARWDEDCKVDENIDRILKILRDPKPIAARQAIKRTPDLARCKPNLRADILRALEQALDTNYPESMQSLVRKDVSLAIDRINSLPPPRRTTPGLLKKSSSRGGTPRGKPLCS, from the coding sequence ATGCAGGATATTCAGGAGCTGATAACCGCCTTGTTAAGCAAGGATGCGGGTTTTGCGTATGAAAGCCTCGGGCGGCTAGAGGCGCTGAGTGTGTCCTCGAATGCGGTGTACGAATACTTCGATGAATTCCTGAAGATGCTCGAACACGAGAGCTCCTATGTCAGAACGCGCGGCTTCGTCATGACCGTAGCAAACGCTCGATGGGACGAGGACTGCAAAGTCGACGAGAACATCGATCGTATACTGAAAATTCTCCGCGACCCGAAGCCCATTGCCGCGAGGCAGGCCATCAAACGGACGCCCGATCTAGCGCGGTGCAAGCCAAACTTGAGGGCGGATATTTTAAGAGCTCTTGAACAAGCCCTTGACACGAACTATCCTGAAAGCATGCAAAGTCTCGTTCGCAAGGATGTGTCACTTGCAATCGACAGAATTAACAGCCTTCCGCCTCCTCGACGGACGACCCCAGGCCTCTTGAAGAAGTCCTCATCAAGAGGAGGGACCCCGAGGGGCAAGCCGCTCTGCTCCTGA